In Leptospira harrisiae, a genomic segment contains:
- a CDS encoding SpoIIE family protein phosphatase has product MKFHLKFYFFLFLLFPFALLALPVDLTKNWNVKKGWWESEVPIGVNWIPLESLPLVSIKSQLDFPEGQLQQITMVKPFLLSEIDFKETDADVFAFHIPCVSNVYKVYVNGALVEKGGVLENGHIVRNGFKRNILIKLSRNLLQTGKNEIRVLLASEPGEELNYCNVFNDFNSSIDRYTVLKKVEEEYATFMLLFLYFFVGIYHGLFYWKRRNETYNLYFALFAVFLSAYLYFRSQAIYRWDVDSFTTTKIEYFIVFLTPTWLLLFVDTFFRKRISPITKGYFVFSLILAIVQFFVSRASSVILLRVWQGSVLAFSVVLFYITVRAVMKNNKDAKRLLVGILFLMFTAIWDILGASGMIPIQNLNLSRFGFLFFVLGIAVVLANRFLRVHKQVEELNANLERKVVERTNELQETLTRVQELKVQQDGDYFLTSLLLDPLNDSQKSHSELIGIQSYTKQKKEFEFKGKTKEIGGDLIICDDIVLNGKKYFVFINGDAMGKSIQGAGGALVLGVVFLSFIKRTQVVLESQSKSPERWIKECFFELQTIFESFDGSMLVSVVLGLVEEETGVLYYLNAEHPWTVLYRDGVASFIEDELELRKIGTKGMAGEVRVRVFVLEQGDVIFIGSDGRDDLILESGADGTRVMNEDETKFLQVVNESHGALEQIVQNLQSIGSFSDDLTLLRLEWRGFAKRVGTSSLSSIGSDHFLYSELQSVLESGNAEETYQTIERMLSNESLEDDIRINLLREKSRISLLLKRFDSAVESLESIFPYFVTDNEILLQLSYAYRKSKNIRKAIEIGERLRARDPKHIRNLINLIECYRLQKNEDRAKKILSKLGSIAPENPQYLKLKEISS; this is encoded by the coding sequence ATGAAATTCCATTTAAAATTTTACTTTTTTCTATTTCTTTTATTCCCTTTTGCTCTCTTGGCATTGCCTGTGGATTTAACAAAAAACTGGAATGTCAAAAAAGGTTGGTGGGAGTCTGAAGTTCCGATTGGTGTTAACTGGATTCCGTTGGAATCTTTGCCTCTTGTTTCTATCAAATCTCAATTGGATTTTCCTGAAGGCCAGTTACAACAAATCACAATGGTAAAACCATTTTTGTTGTCCGAAATTGATTTCAAAGAAACAGATGCCGATGTTTTTGCCTTTCATATACCTTGCGTTTCGAACGTGTATAAAGTGTATGTAAATGGAGCGTTGGTCGAAAAAGGTGGTGTATTAGAAAATGGCCATATTGTTCGCAATGGATTCAAAAGAAATATTCTGATTAAACTTTCCCGTAATTTGTTACAGACCGGTAAAAATGAAATCCGAGTCCTTCTTGCTTCAGAACCGGGAGAGGAATTAAACTATTGTAATGTTTTTAACGATTTTAATTCATCCATTGATCGTTATACGGTATTGAAAAAAGTTGAAGAAGAATATGCAACTTTCATGTTACTTTTTTTATACTTTTTTGTTGGAATCTACCATGGTTTGTTTTATTGGAAACGTCGGAATGAAACATACAATCTTTACTTTGCACTTTTTGCAGTGTTTTTATCTGCTTACCTTTATTTTAGGTCTCAGGCAATTTATCGATGGGACGTGGATTCTTTTACAACTACAAAAATAGAATATTTTATCGTTTTTTTGACTCCCACATGGCTATTGTTATTCGTTGATACTTTTTTTCGCAAACGAATCAGTCCCATCACAAAAGGATATTTTGTCTTTAGTTTAATACTGGCGATTGTTCAGTTTTTTGTGAGTCGAGCAAGTTCAGTTATACTTTTGCGAGTTTGGCAGGGATCTGTTTTGGCATTTAGTGTCGTTTTGTTTTATATCACAGTAAGAGCTGTGATGAAAAACAATAAAGACGCCAAGAGGTTGTTAGTTGGAATTTTGTTTTTGATGTTTACCGCAATTTGGGATATTTTGGGTGCATCGGGAATGATTCCAATACAAAATCTAAATTTATCAAGGTTTGGGTTTTTGTTTTTTGTATTAGGGATTGCTGTTGTTTTGGCAAACCGATTTTTGCGAGTCCATAAACAAGTAGAAGAACTAAATGCCAACTTGGAAAGAAAAGTTGTCGAAAGAACAAATGAATTACAAGAAACTCTCACGCGAGTCCAGGAATTAAAAGTCCAACAAGATGGAGATTATTTTTTAACCTCACTTCTTCTTGATCCACTAAACGATTCTCAAAAATCACATTCCGAGCTGATTGGAATCCAATCTTATACTAAACAAAAAAAGGAATTTGAATTCAAAGGAAAAACCAAAGAGATAGGTGGAGACTTGATCATCTGTGATGATATTGTTCTCAATGGTAAAAAATATTTTGTTTTTATCAATGGGGATGCAATGGGAAAGTCCATCCAAGGAGCTGGCGGAGCTCTAGTGTTAGGTGTAGTTTTTTTATCTTTTATCAAACGAACACAAGTTGTTTTGGAAAGTCAGTCCAAATCACCAGAACGTTGGATCAAAGAATGTTTTTTTGAACTTCAAACTATTTTTGAATCTTTTGACGGTTCAATGCTTGTATCCGTTGTACTTGGACTTGTGGAAGAGGAAACGGGAGTTTTGTATTATCTAAATGCGGAACATCCATGGACGGTTTTATATAGGGATGGAGTTGCTTCTTTTATCGAGGATGAGTTGGAACTTCGTAAAATTGGAACCAAAGGGATGGCAGGGGAAGTTCGTGTTAGAGTTTTTGTTTTGGAACAAGGAGATGTCATTTTTATTGGCTCGGATGGTAGAGATGATTTAATTTTGGAAAGTGGAGCCGATGGCACACGTGTGATGAACGAGGATGAAACAAAGTTTTTACAAGTAGTCAATGAATCTCACGGAGCATTAGAACAAATCGTCCAGAACCTCCAATCCATTGGTAGCTTTTCAGATGATTTAACATTATTGCGACTTGAGTGGAGAGGTTTTGCAAAACGAGTCGGAACCTCCTCACTTTCCTCCATCGGTTCAGACCATTTTTTATATTCTGAACTCCAATCGGTCTTAGAATCTGGAAACGCTGAAGAAACTTACCAAACCATCGAACGCATGTTATCAAATGAAAGTCTAGAGGATGACATTCGCATCAATTTGCTTAGGGAAAAGTCAAGAATCTCACTTTTATTAAAACGTTTTGATTCAGCGGTAGAATCTTTAGAATCTATTTTCCCTTATTTTGTGACTGACAATGAAATTTTATTACAACTAAGTTACGCCTATCGAAAATCAAAAAATATTCGTAAGGCGATTGAAATTGGGGAAAGGCTCCGTGCGAGGGATCCCAAACACATTCGAAATCTAATTAATTTGATCGAATGTTATAGGCTTCAGAAAAATGAAGATCGGGCGAAAAAAATTCTTTCAAAACTTGGATCCATTGCACCAGAGAATCCCCAATATTTGAAACTAAAGGAAATTTCCAGCTAA
- a CDS encoding LIC10415 family protein translates to MDVRLNRLLNSAEKLVQDKKDTKDVSGKSGVPVQKSDEKSDFVVSLPVQYHNIQSRLTELQKQLSKEQSRIGLLEDNSQEEDKLKELLFEGEPLFPELGEGKFTKPEILENSKGNISSLLAELKKKEVESENIFSLGMMLSPEEFKGKIGTLSASSMKPISETMVKRLLGG, encoded by the coding sequence ATGGATGTTCGTCTCAATCGTCTCCTCAACTCAGCCGAAAAACTAGTCCAGGACAAAAAGGACACTAAAGATGTTTCTGGAAAATCAGGAGTTCCTGTACAAAAGTCTGATGAAAAATCCGACTTTGTTGTCAGCCTTCCTGTTCAGTACCATAATATCCAATCAAGACTCACTGAATTGCAAAAACAACTTTCCAAGGAACAATCTCGGATTGGACTTTTGGAAGATAACTCACAAGAAGAAGACAAACTCAAAGAACTTCTTTTTGAAGGTGAACCACTGTTCCCAGAGTTAGGTGAGGGAAAGTTTACCAAACCAGAAATTTTAGAGAATAGCAAAGGGAATATTTCAAGCCTACTTGCAGAACTAAAGAAAAAGGAAGTAGAAAGCGAAAATATCTTTTCTCTTGGAATGATGTTAAGCCCAGAAGAATTCAAAGGTAAAATCGGAACTTTGTCTGCTTCTTCTATGAAACCAATTTCTGAAACAATGGTAAAACGACTCCTCGGCGGTTAA
- a CDS encoding MFS transporter gives MDFKFSTYHVFVVGLLAFLQFTVVLDFMILSPLGVLVMEKLQISTQQFGFVVSAYAFSAGISGIFAAGFADRFDRKKLLLFFYVGFVLATFLCGIATNYIFLFGARILTGIFAGVLSSISFAIVADLFPLQVRGRVMGFIMTAFAASQVFGLPIGIYISNLWGWQSPFLMIASISGAVGFVIFFFLKPLTTHLDQKTDIHAFHHLVKTLTQTKYLPAFLATTLLATGGFMLMPFGSAFSVHNLGVKLEDLPLVYMVTGVVSMLGGPLMGRLSDAIGKYNMFVVASILAAGIIIYYTKMEITPLPIVIFVNSILFVFVAARMISANALTSAVPDLHDRGAFMAISSSIQQISGGIAASVAGLIVIQTSSGYMERYEILGYVVASAIILTVILMYNVNQIVLKKHTK, from the coding sequence ATGGATTTTAAATTCAGTACATATCATGTCTTTGTAGTCGGTTTACTTGCTTTTTTGCAATTTACCGTGGTTCTTGATTTTATGATTCTTTCTCCCCTGGGAGTTCTGGTCATGGAAAAATTACAAATTTCGACCCAACAGTTTGGATTTGTAGTGTCTGCTTATGCATTTAGTGCTGGGATTTCCGGTATTTTTGCTGCAGGTTTTGCCGATCGATTTGACCGCAAAAAATTGTTACTTTTCTTTTATGTTGGATTTGTGCTCGCCACCTTTCTATGTGGAATCGCCACAAATTATATCTTTTTATTTGGCGCTCGCATTTTGACAGGAATCTTTGCAGGTGTTCTTTCTTCCATTTCCTTTGCCATTGTTGCGGATTTGTTTCCTTTGCAAGTGAGGGGAAGGGTGATGGGTTTCATTATGACTGCCTTTGCTGCAAGCCAAGTGTTTGGACTGCCCATCGGTATTTATATTTCCAATTTGTGGGGATGGCAGTCTCCATTTTTGATGATCGCTAGTATCAGTGGAGCTGTTGGATTCGTTATTTTCTTCTTTTTGAAACCACTCACAACTCATCTTGATCAAAAAACGGATATCCACGCATTCCATCACTTAGTGAAAACATTAACTCAGACAAAATATTTGCCAGCGTTTCTAGCTACAACCTTACTTGCAACAGGTGGGTTTATGTTAATGCCTTTTGGATCAGCATTTTCTGTCCACAACCTTGGCGTAAAATTAGAAGATTTACCATTGGTTTATATGGTAACGGGCGTTGTTTCTATGTTAGGTGGTCCTTTGATGGGTAGACTTAGTGATGCCATCGGAAAATACAATATGTTTGTGGTCGCATCAATCCTAGCTGCAGGTATCATTATCTATTACACAAAGATGGAAATCACTCCATTGCCGATTGTGATTTTTGTGAATTCCATTCTTTTTGTTTTTGTCGCTGCACGAATGATTTCTGCCAATGCACTGACATCTGCCGTTCCCGATTTACACGATCGAGGTGCCTTTATGGCGATCAGTTCGTCGATCCAACAAATTTCCGGTGGAATTGCAGCTTCGGTGGCTGGTCTAATTGTCATCCAGACTTCTAGTGGTTATATGGAAAGGTATGAAATACTAGGTTATGTAGTTGCCAGTGCCATCATACTCACTGTGATACTGATGTACAATGTGAATCAGATTGTCCTAAAAAAACATACGAAATAA
- the bcp gene encoding thioredoxin-dependent thiol peroxidase — protein sequence MLEVGKKAPNFTSINQNGEKVKLADLTGKNGIVVYFYPRDMTPGCTTEACDFRDNFARLKKFGFNVVGISKDNPKSHTKFIEKQELNFDLISDESGEICEAYGVWREKVFMGRKGLGIVRSSFLLDSSLKIKKIYDSVKVKGHVEEIIKDIQEIQGK from the coding sequence ATGTTGGAAGTAGGGAAAAAAGCCCCCAATTTTACAAGTATCAACCAAAACGGCGAAAAAGTAAAACTCGCTGACCTAACAGGGAAAAATGGGATCGTTGTCTATTTTTATCCCAGAGATATGACACCAGGATGTACAACAGAAGCTTGTGACTTCCGTGACAATTTTGCAAGACTGAAAAAATTTGGATTCAATGTGGTGGGAATCTCTAAAGACAATCCTAAGTCCCATACCAAGTTCATTGAAAAACAAGAACTCAATTTTGATCTTATCTCTGACGAATCGGGTGAAATCTGTGAGGCCTATGGAGTTTGGAGAGAAAAGGTTTTTATGGGAAGAAAAGGATTGGGAATTGTAAGATCTAGCTTCCTTCTCGACAGTTCTCTAAAAATCAAAAAAATCTATGACAGCGTGAAGGTGAAAGGACACGTTGAAGAAATCATTAAAGACATTCAGGAAATCCAAGGGAAATGA
- a CDS encoding leucyl aminopeptidase, with protein sequence MKIEISPLQIQIGSPKSGTFYKLIPIFQEDVKEELGKKFPVQIETKVFSGELGKEFRDESEQAIYLGLGEKEKLNFRKFISHFFKYGEKILSYDGMGLEIIISKSLSKKFSADRIAYQIANTLFIGSYPVSVLQTKKKEKKKVGAVYLKFEDKSAVSLAESGLSKSKIVAKHVNGARHIAHLPANYFTPDDFVSRSKEIAKEYKLSIKVWDEPQLKKEGLGGILAVARGSELNGKMVILEYKPTKAKKKFAIVGKGLTFDTGGISLKPPGEMHEMKYDMCGAAATIHAIGAIAALELPIHIVAAIGVAENMPDGKAIKPGDVYTAYNGTTVEVQNTDAEGRLVLGDVLSYVSKNYKPDYMVDLATLTGAVIIALGHEAAAILTNSSPLREALFTASEASDDRVWELPLWEEYGEDLKSDIADLKNITGGGKGAGTISAGIFLSKFVDESIQWAHIDIAGAAWRKKKSGTQFHGPTGYGVRLLVDLANELSKK encoded by the coding sequence ATGAAAATAGAAATCTCTCCACTCCAAATCCAAATCGGTTCCCCTAAATCTGGAACTTTTTACAAACTCATCCCCATCTTCCAAGAGGATGTCAAAGAAGAACTGGGGAAAAAATTCCCGGTCCAAATAGAAACCAAAGTTTTTTCAGGTGAACTTGGAAAAGAATTTCGAGATGAATCGGAACAGGCCATCTATCTGGGATTAGGTGAAAAGGAAAAACTCAACTTTAGAAAGTTTATTTCCCATTTTTTTAAATACGGGGAAAAAATTCTAAGTTATGATGGAATGGGTCTTGAGATTATTATCTCTAAATCTCTTTCTAAAAAGTTTTCAGCAGACCGTATTGCTTATCAAATTGCGAATACTCTTTTTATAGGAAGTTATCCTGTTTCTGTTTTACAAACCAAAAAAAAAGAAAAAAAGAAAGTCGGTGCCGTTTATCTAAAGTTTGAAGATAAATCTGCTGTTAGTCTTGCTGAATCTGGACTTTCCAAAAGTAAAATTGTCGCCAAACATGTAAATGGCGCTAGACATATTGCACACCTTCCTGCAAACTATTTTACTCCCGACGATTTTGTTTCTCGTTCTAAAGAAATCGCAAAAGAATACAAACTTTCCATTAAAGTTTGGGATGAACCTCAATTGAAAAAAGAGGGTCTTGGTGGGATTTTGGCCGTTGCCCGTGGTTCAGAGCTGAACGGGAAGATGGTGATTTTAGAATACAAACCGACCAAAGCCAAAAAGAAATTCGCCATCGTAGGAAAGGGATTAACCTTTGATACAGGTGGAATTTCTTTAAAACCACCCGGCGAAATGCACGAAATGAAATATGATATGTGTGGGGCAGCTGCCACCATACATGCGATTGGCGCCATTGCCGCACTTGAACTTCCTATCCATATAGTCGCCGCCATTGGTGTGGCTGAAAACATGCCAGATGGAAAGGCTATCAAACCAGGCGATGTATATACAGCATACAACGGAACCACGGTGGAAGTGCAAAACACGGATGCAGAGGGACGGTTAGTACTTGGTGATGTATTGTCCTATGTTTCCAAAAACTACAAACCAGACTATATGGTGGATTTAGCAACACTTACTGGAGCTGTGATCATTGCCCTTGGTCATGAAGCAGCCGCCATCCTTACCAACTCTAGTCCACTTCGTGAAGCCCTTTTCACTGCATCAGAAGCTTCGGATGATCGTGTTTGGGAACTTCCACTTTGGGAAGAATACGGGGAAGATTTGAAGTCAGACATTGCAGATCTAAAAAACATCACTGGTGGAGGGAAAGGGGCAGGAACTATTTCTGCAGGAATTTTTCTTTCTAAGTTTGTGGATGAATCGATCCAATGGGCTCACATCGACATTGCCGGTGCTGCTTGGAGAAAGAAAAAATCAGGAACCCAATTTCATGGCCCGACAGGTTACGGCGTACGTTTGTTAGTGGATCTTGCGAACGAATTATCAAAAAAATAA
- a CDS encoding potassium/proton antiporter produces MIDSFTLQALVISTLILFSILSSKLFFRFGFPILLIFLTFGMLAGADGPGQIDFSDYGLAQSIGIFALIYILFLGGLESEWDSLKNFLAVGIRLSIIGTILTALILGVLIHYLFPVLGFMESFLLGSIVSATDAASVFNIFKTGSSDLPVHLKKIIEFESGSNDAVGVLLTTIFMNLITADASFSGFQFFRFFVMQVLVGSMMGYSLGILILYLMNSVKLGYDGLYLVFITASVPFIYAVTTVFQGNGFLAVYIAGIIVGRNKFIHKKSIFRFLNGYVWILQIGMFLCFGLLVYPSRMVNIWVPGLLIGVLLILFARPVAVFISLFRVNLPVKEKLFISWVGLRGASPIILATFPIAQGLVWGDLLFHIVFFVVLVSLLVQGSLIPRVAQWLGILKKDPDRKIYHPTDFDNIEFPGMTLQELIVPYNSSVVDKALFEIKLPEQSHILLIARGEQFLIPSGNTQVRGGDVIWVLAKDEVMPIIGKTFMAIS; encoded by the coding sequence ATGATAGACAGTTTTACCTTACAAGCTCTTGTTATCTCTACTCTTATTTTATTTTCAATTTTATCGAGTAAACTATTCTTCCGCTTTGGATTTCCGATCTTACTTATTTTTTTAACTTTTGGTATGTTAGCTGGTGCTGATGGCCCAGGACAAATTGATTTTAGTGATTATGGTTTAGCTCAATCCATCGGGATTTTTGCTCTCATTTATATTTTGTTTTTGGGTGGTCTTGAGAGCGAGTGGGATAGTTTAAAAAACTTTTTGGCAGTTGGGATTCGTTTGTCTATCATTGGTACGATCCTTACAGCGCTGATTTTAGGTGTTCTCATCCACTATTTATTTCCCGTTTTGGGATTTATGGAATCTTTTTTACTTGGTTCGATTGTGAGTGCGACTGATGCAGCTTCAGTTTTTAATATTTTTAAAACAGGATCTTCTGATTTACCTGTTCATTTAAAAAAGATCATCGAATTTGAATCTGGTTCTAACGATGCGGTGGGTGTACTCTTAACAACCATCTTTATGAACCTCATCACGGCCGATGCAAGTTTTAGTGGATTCCAATTCTTTCGATTTTTTGTCATGCAAGTTCTTGTAGGATCAATGATGGGATACAGTTTGGGGATCCTTATTCTTTATTTGATGAACTCCGTCAAACTTGGGTATGACGGTCTGTATTTAGTTTTTATCACGGCCTCTGTTCCTTTTATTTATGCAGTCACTACTGTGTTCCAAGGAAATGGATTTTTAGCGGTTTATATCGCTGGGATCATTGTGGGTCGAAACAAATTCATACATAAAAAATCCATTTTTCGTTTTTTAAACGGATATGTTTGGATTTTGCAGATTGGAATGTTCCTTTGTTTTGGGCTTCTTGTATATCCTTCTCGGATGGTAAATATTTGGGTGCCGGGACTTCTCATTGGGGTATTACTCATTCTTTTTGCAAGACCTGTGGCAGTGTTTATTTCACTATTCCGTGTGAATTTACCTGTTAAAGAAAAGTTATTTATATCTTGGGTTGGGTTACGTGGTGCTTCACCAATCATCCTTGCTACCTTTCCTATTGCCCAAGGATTGGTATGGGGGGACTTACTCTTTCATATTGTATTTTTTGTGGTTCTTGTTTCCCTTCTTGTCCAAGGTTCGCTTATCCCTCGGGTGGCACAGTGGTTAGGAATTTTAAAAAAGGATCCCGATCGTAAAATTTACCATCCTACAGACTTTGATAACATTGAGTTTCCAGGAATGACTTTACAAGAGTTGATAGTTCCATATAACTCCAGTGTGGTGGACAAAGCTTTGTTTGAAATAAAACTCCCAGAGCAGTCTCATATTTTACTCATTGCCCGTGGGGAACAATTTTTGATTCCTTCTGGAAATACACAAGTAAGAGGTGGGGACGTGATTTGGGTCTTGGCAAAAGACGAGGTGATGCCAATCATTGGCAAAACTTTTATGGCAATTTCATAA
- a CDS encoding APC family permease, producing the protein MELKRTLNTFDSISVLFSSMVGSGIFFTSGYLIKETGNLWIVLFCWIVGGILALSGSITYAYAARLLPFAGGDYVYLKVAYSPAIAFMSGWSSLLTNFSACVSVLALAFGKYVQILFPGIPVWESPTYTLLGLDLQISSITFIGVLPILFFSILNFFGIKSAVRVQNVFAVLKITGLLLFLALGFSMGNTNWSYLWNTPFPNLMELSFYSKVLIGIVPVSFSYLGWNMITYIAEEVKNPEQTIVRSAITACFLVAGLYFAINLLFVISAPIEELAGQDGIGAIAFQKLFGINYSILTTSFIAWVILGSMSAILIGGSRVYFAMARDGVFLPSFSKVHPKWHSPYVSIFFQGFVAILFLFVKEIEALLYMITCSILILSCLTAATPFRFERMGMKSDYKIPFYPLPIFLYILANIAVMMILFIEKPVTASWGLMITLIALPVYYGFRLDKKMAKVNR; encoded by the coding sequence TTGGAATTAAAACGTACTTTAAATACCTTTGATTCCATTTCCGTACTCTTTTCTTCCATGGTGGGGTCGGGAATTTTTTTCACCTCTGGATACTTAATCAAAGAAACGGGAAACCTCTGGATAGTTTTATTCTGTTGGATTGTGGGCGGAATTTTGGCCCTCTCAGGTTCCATCACTTATGCTTATGCGGCACGTCTCCTTCCTTTTGCTGGCGGAGATTATGTTTATCTAAAAGTTGCTTATTCCCCTGCCATCGCCTTTATGAGCGGATGGTCTTCTTTACTCACCAATTTCTCTGCTTGTGTGTCGGTACTCGCTCTCGCTTTTGGAAAGTATGTTCAAATTTTATTTCCAGGAATTCCCGTTTGGGAATCACCTACTTACACCTTACTTGGATTAGATTTACAAATCAGTTCCATTACCTTCATTGGCGTTTTACCAATTCTATTTTTTAGCATTCTCAACTTCTTTGGAATTAAATCGGCAGTCCGTGTACAAAATGTATTTGCTGTCTTAAAAATTACAGGCCTTCTTCTCTTTCTAGCGCTTGGGTTTTCAATGGGAAACACTAACTGGTCTTATTTATGGAACACTCCCTTTCCCAATCTGATGGAACTTTCTTTTTACTCCAAGGTTTTGATTGGGATTGTGCCTGTGTCCTTCTCCTATTTGGGTTGGAATATGATAACCTATATTGCGGAAGAAGTCAAAAACCCAGAACAAACCATTGTTCGTTCTGCCATCACTGCTTGTTTTCTTGTGGCTGGACTCTATTTCGCTATCAATTTACTTTTTGTGATTTCAGCTCCTATTGAAGAATTAGCTGGCCAAGATGGGATTGGAGCAATCGCCTTTCAAAAGTTATTTGGTATAAATTATTCAATTTTAACTACGAGTTTTATTGCTTGGGTAATTTTGGGATCGATGTCGGCAATTCTCATCGGAGGAAGTCGAGTGTACTTTGCAATGGCAAGAGATGGAGTGTTCCTTCCCTCTTTTTCCAAGGTCCATCCCAAATGGCATAGTCCTTATGTTTCTATTTTTTTCCAAGGCTTCGTGGCGATTCTCTTTTTGTTTGTTAAAGAAATCGAAGCCCTGCTTTACATGATCACTTGTTCGATTCTGATTTTGTCTTGTCTTACAGCAGCCACTCCCTTTCGGTTTGAAAGGATGGGAATGAAATCAGATTATAAAATTCCTTTTTATCCATTGCCTATTTTTCTTTATATTTTAGCTAATATTGCTGTGATGATGATTCTATTCATCGAAAAACCTGTTACGGCATCTTGGGGACTGATGATTACTCTCATTGCCCTTCCTGTATATTACGGATTTCGATTGGATAAAAAAATGGCAAAAGTTAATAGGTAA